From one Luteolibacter sp. SL250 genomic stretch:
- a CDS encoding beta-galactosidase has translation MQTVTPREDLEVVLSNPDMGWILYENYPLDPRPDGSSTMLNLPETSFDGCDHVAVMFAWSDVEKSEGRYDWSKVDKAWDHWTARGKSIQLRMSTEPLFGWSRLRPAGGLGIPEWLLAGIPEEQKQLRKDEQGNFGWHVDARNALYRERLKVFLTETRAHLTGPRRPTLVDLRGFGRWGEWHTGFQYPTVEDRREALAILLDLWTEVFNDQMLALSYSYDPDGPAALNGGPKNRYDPAFTANYQEFLHYSAFDLALLKPNITLRRDGVGGAVSSNERKLSKQVYQELHRAPQVSEFVGSYAKTRQGGPDHLSWAVDDALSLHPNYINLLGYGSKDAFSFMRDRPDLVARGMRGMGYRIVPLKIKLPKVIRAGEAFAMDIQWTNRAAGRALRDFRMKVRLVDKNSNILAETDAGSVPTSRWLQNEKHITRGRIIFPDIKGSGTAALQISLFDAATGKAINLPLVPTAGKGFHVISNVEVEQ, from the coding sequence ATGCAGACCGTCACACCCAGGGAAGATCTGGAGGTGGTTCTGAGCAATCCCGACATGGGCTGGATCCTGTATGAAAACTACCCTCTCGATCCCCGTCCCGACGGATCATCGACGATGCTCAACCTCCCGGAAACAAGCTTCGATGGGTGCGATCATGTCGCAGTGATGTTCGCTTGGTCAGATGTCGAGAAATCGGAAGGTCGCTACGACTGGAGCAAGGTTGACAAGGCTTGGGACCACTGGACGGCCCGCGGTAAATCGATACAATTGAGGATGAGCACCGAGCCCCTGTTCGGGTGGTCGCGCCTCAGACCGGCGGGCGGACTTGGGATACCCGAGTGGCTTCTGGCGGGAATCCCCGAGGAGCAGAAGCAGCTCCGCAAGGACGAGCAGGGAAACTTCGGTTGGCATGTGGACGCGAGAAATGCCCTCTACCGCGAAAGACTGAAGGTCTTCCTAACGGAAACCCGCGCCCACCTCACGGGACCACGTAGGCCGACCTTGGTGGATCTCCGCGGCTTCGGCCGTTGGGGCGAGTGGCATACCGGTTTCCAGTATCCGACCGTTGAAGATCGGCGAGAGGCCCTGGCCATCCTGCTCGATCTGTGGACGGAGGTTTTCAACGACCAGATGTTGGCCTTGAGCTATTCCTACGATCCCGATGGGCCGGCCGCGCTCAACGGCGGCCCCAAGAACCGATACGATCCGGCATTCACAGCGAACTACCAGGAGTTTCTCCACTACAGCGCCTTCGATCTCGCGCTCTTGAAACCCAACATCACGCTTCGCCGGGACGGAGTTGGAGGTGCCGTCAGTTCGAATGAGCGGAAACTTTCCAAGCAAGTCTATCAGGAACTCCACCGCGCGCCGCAAGTAAGTGAATTCGTTGGCAGCTATGCAAAGACGCGCCAAGGGGGGCCGGATCATCTTTCGTGGGCCGTCGACGATGCACTGAGCCTCCACCCCAATTACATCAATCTCCTCGGTTATGGCTCCAAGGACGCCTTCAGCTTCATGCGTGACCGCCCGGATCTGGTGGCCCGAGGTATGCGGGGGATGGGCTACCGCATTGTTCCCCTCAAGATCAAATTGCCAAAGGTGATACGCGCGGGTGAGGCATTCGCAATGGACATCCAATGGACGAATCGAGCCGCAGGCAGAGCCCTTCGGGATTTCCGGATGAAAGTCCGGCTTGTCGACAAAAACAGCAACATCCTAGCAGAAACCGATGCGGGATCAGTCCCGACCAGCCGCTGGCTTCAGAACGAAAAGCACATTACCCGCGGCCGGATTATTTTTCCTGACATAAAGGGAAGCGGGACCGCCGCCCTCCAAATTTCACTCTTCGATGCCGCAACAGGCAAGGCGATCAACCTTCCTCTGGTGCCGACCGCCGGGAAGGGGTTCCACGTCATCTCGAACGTTGAGGTCGAACAGTGA